In Planifilum fimeticola, a single window of DNA contains:
- a CDS encoding acyl-CoA dehydrogenase yields the protein MEFRLSEEHEMMRKMVREFAEKEVAPTAAERDEKEEFDRSLFEKMAELGLTGIPWPEEEGGVGADYLSYVIAVEELSRVDASVGVTLSAHISLASWPIHKFGTPEQKERFLRPLAEGKKLGAYGLTEPGSGSDAAGMRTTAVRDGDSYVLNGSKIFITNGGEAEIYVVFALTDPEKRHRGVTAFIVEKGTPGFSFGKKEQKLGIRSSPTLEILFDNCRIPAENRLGEEGEGFKIAMMTLDGGRNGIAAQAVGIAQGALDAALAYAREREQFGKPIAAQQAIQFKLADMATRIEASRLLTYQAAWLESQGLPYGKASAMAKLFAGDTAMDVTVEAVQIFGGYGYTREYPVERMMRDAKITQIYEGTNEIQRLVIARHLLKD from the coding sequence ATGGAGTTTCGATTGAGCGAAGAACACGAGATGATGCGGAAGATGGTCCGGGAGTTCGCGGAGAAAGAAGTGGCTCCCACCGCCGCAGAACGGGACGAAAAGGAGGAATTCGACCGGTCCCTCTTCGAAAAGATGGCGGAACTGGGGCTGACGGGGATTCCCTGGCCGGAGGAGGAGGGGGGCGTCGGCGCCGACTATCTGAGCTATGTGATCGCGGTGGAGGAATTGTCCCGGGTGGATGCTTCCGTCGGCGTCACCCTCTCCGCCCACATCTCCCTCGCCAGCTGGCCGATCCACAAGTTCGGGACGCCGGAGCAGAAAGAGCGGTTCCTGCGTCCCCTGGCGGAGGGGAAAAAATTGGGCGCCTACGGCCTGACGGAGCCGGGGTCCGGTTCCGATGCGGCCGGGATGCGGACCACCGCCGTTCGGGACGGGGATTCCTACGTGTTGAACGGCAGCAAAATCTTCATCACCAACGGCGGGGAAGCGGAAATCTACGTCGTCTTCGCCCTCACCGATCCGGAAAAGAGACACCGCGGCGTCACCGCCTTCATCGTGGAGAAGGGAACGCCGGGATTCTCCTTCGGCAAAAAGGAGCAGAAGCTGGGCATCCGGTCCTCTCCCACGCTGGAAATCCTCTTTGACAACTGCCGGATTCCCGCTGAAAACCGCTTGGGGGAAGAGGGAGAAGGATTCAAGATCGCCATGATGACCCTGGACGGCGGACGGAACGGCATTGCCGCCCAGGCGGTGGGGATCGCGCAGGGAGCCCTCGATGCGGCCCTCGCCTACGCCAGGGAGCGGGAGCAATTCGGCAAGCCGATTGCCGCGCAACAGGCGATCCAGTTCAAACTGGCCGACATGGCGACCCGTATCGAAGCGTCCCGTCTGCTCACCTACCAGGCGGCGTGGCTGGAGAGCCAGGGTCTCCCCTACGGCAAGGCTTCCGCGATGGCGAAGCTGTTCGCCGGGGATACCGCCATGGATGTGACCGTCGAGGCGGTTCAGATCTTCGGCGGTTACGGATACACCCGGGAGTATCCGGTGGAGCGGATGATGCGGGATGCCAAGATCACGCAGATCTACGAAGGCACCAACGAGATCCAGCGGCTGGTGATCGCCCGCCATCTGCTGAAGGATTGA